Part of the Acidimicrobiia bacterium genome is shown below.
TATGCCTGCCAGCTCGTGACCGAGTTCTGCACCGCGTACGCGGCCGTGCTGGAGTCGTCGCGCACGGTGAGCGGTACGAGGCCCTGGATGCCGTTCGACCCGACGAGCTTGAAGAGGTAGCAGCCGGGCGGGTAGCGGGCGTCGATCGTCACGTGCAGGGACGGGTCCCAGCGCGCCTCGGTCATGTTGATCCCGGGCGTGAACGTGGCCGCCGCCTGGCGCTGGCCCGGCATCTCGGGGGAGCGCCACACCTGCCGGCCCCCGGCCCCCCCGTACCAGCCCAGGCGGTAGGCCTCGACGTGCACCGTCGGCGCGCCGGTGGACACGTAGAGGGTGATCGTGTCGCCGCGCTGGGCGCTGACCGCGCTGGCGTAGCCCTCGACGAGGTTGCCGGGGCCCCCGCCGTTGGTGACGTTCCAGGCCGACGTGCCCGGCTTGGCGTTCTCGTCCTTCACCCACTGGGCCGTGGGCCCGTTCGGTGACGAGCCGGTCGACGACGAACCGCGCCGCGGCGGCTTTGTCGTCGCCGTCGAGCGCGTGCTCGAGGAGCGCCACGGACGCCAGACCGCCGCGACCACCGCGGCGACCGCGGCGGCGCCGGCGCCGACGAAGGCGCGCCGCGAGAGCCGCCGGCGCGGCGAGCCCGGCTCGGTCGAGGCCGAGTAGTCGCGGACCCGATGCACGGCCGCCGGCACCGCGAGCTCGGCCTGCAGCGCGGGATCGAGCTCCGCCCATGGTGTTCGCCGCACCCAGTGCGCGGGCCGCTGATGCCGACGGTTCTCCGGCGCCGCGGCGTCGAAGCGGTACGGCCCGGTTATACGGCCGAAGGCGACGTCGCGGTCGACCCGGGTGGCGACGAGGTCGTCCTCGCTGATGCCGTGCACGAAGGCCCAGAGGGCGGCGGCCCAGCCGTCGACGACGTCGGCCGGCGCCTCCGGGTAGGCGGCGCGCAGGGCCCGTCCGACGTCGTCGGGCGACGAGGCGCCGCTGAGGTCTCCGGTGTGCGACCACCCGACCACGGCGACGTCGTGGCGGAGGGCGTACTCGGCGCGGCGGCCGTCGCGGCCGCCGCCGAGGGACCAGAGGGCCACGCTCAGCTGCCTCCTCGGGGCGTGCGGCCGGTGCGGGCCGATCGACGGTCGGCCGGAGGGCGGCGGTCGTCCGGGGCGCCCCGGCCGTCTCCCGCTCTGGACCCTCGCGGCCCTCGGCATTGTACGGGCGGGCCCTCTCAGGGGAGCCTCATCTCGGCGGCGACGTCGTCCGGCCCGGCCCCGTCGACCGGGTCGGGCCGGCGCCCGCCGGGGCGGGCCGGTCGCGGGTAAGAACGCGGCGTGGTGTCGGCCCAGCCATCGGCGCTCGAGCGGGCCCTCGGCGAGCTCTACGCGGCGTCGCCCGAGGAGTTCGTGCTGGTGCGCACCCGGCTGGCCGGGGAGCTGCGCGACGCCGGTGACACCGTGGCCGCGACCGAGGTGCGCGGCCGGCGGCGGCCGAACCTGGCCGCGTGGGCGTGCAACCAGCTGGCCCGACAGCACGCCGACGAGGTCGGCGAGCTCATGGAGGCGACGCGGCGGGTGGCCGCGGCCCAGGGGTCAGCCGCGCGCGGCGGCGAAGGCGACGCGCTCCGTCGCGAGGGCCGCGCTCGGCAGGAGCTGGTGGCGCGCCTCGCCGACCAGGGGGTCGCGCTCCTCCGGGGGCGGGCACCGAAGCCCGAGGCCTACCGCGACTCGATCGCCGCCACGCTCGACGCCGCCAGCCTCGACGCGGCGTCGGCCGAGGAGCTGCGCGCCGGCCGGCTCACGCGGGCGTTGAGCTCCCCGGCCGGCTTCGAGGCCTCGCTCGACCTCGGCGACGCCGGCCGGTCTCGACCCGGGATCGCGGCGGACGCGGCGCAGGCGGCCCGACGAGCGCTCGCGGACGCCCGCCAGGCCGCGCACGGCGCCGAGGCCGTGGCACGCACGGCGGACTCGGAGGCGGCGAGCGCCGACCTGCGGTTCGACGCGGCCCAGGCGCACCTCCAGGAGGTGGAGCGCGCCCTGGAGCGAGCGCGCGCGAGCGTCGACGAGGCGGGGAAGCAGGCGCGCCTGGCGCGGGCCCGGGCTGACGCCGGTCGTGCCGAAGCGGAAGCGGCCGAGCGTCGGC
Proteins encoded:
- a CDS encoding N,N-dimethylformamidase beta subunit family domain-containing protein, which gives rise to MALWSLGGGRDGRRAEYALRHDVAVVGWSHTGDLSGASSPDDVGRALRAAYPEAPADVVDGWAAALWAFVHGISEDDLVATRVDRDVAFGRITGPYRFDAAAPENRRHQRPAHWVRRTPWAELDPALQAELAVPAAVHRVRDYSASTEPGSPRRRLSRRAFVGAGAAAVAAVVAAVWRPWRSSSTRSTATTKPPRRGSSSTGSSPNGPTAQWVKDENAKPGTSAWNVTNGGGPGNLVEGYASAVSAQRGDTITLYVSTGAPTVHVEAYRLGWYGGAGGRQVWRSPEMPGQRQAAATFTPGINMTEARWDPSLHVTIDARYPPGCYLFKLVGSNGIQGLVPLTVRDDSSTAAYAVQNSVTSWQAYNDWSGYNLYQGANGAYANRARVVSFDRPYARGVGQADFLGLEFPLIMLIEQLGLDVTYITDVDTHARPQLLLNHKAFFSLGHDEYWSKEMRDGVEAARDKGVNLAFLGANASFRQIRFEPSSLGPNRHQVCYKAANEDPIHATNPPLTTVNWREAPAARPESGMIGQQYECNPVSADMVIVDPTAWVFAGTNARPGQKLTATGSPPTPAVGSEYDRYDPNQQGPHNVQLLAHSPVVCHGKPSFADMTYYTASSGAAVLATGTINWIPKLTPPGPSSPYDPVAVQVTKNVLAAFGAGPAGLRHPATPNYDAVVRQFGQSGGGLTGTD